The following are encoded in a window of Bacillota bacterium genomic DNA:
- a CDS encoding PHP domain-containing protein, translating into MGTDLHVHSTASDGRYSPGEVVRLASERGVTTIALTDHDTVDGLPEAESVGAGCGVRVIPGIELSADIEDTEVHVLGYHVDATSATFLETLRVLREGRLARARRILEKLGKLGINISLPYVLSLGKEGFVGRSQIFRAMVNLGYARPERRYGDFEKYLGKEGLAYVEHYGLTPTEAVRLVRAAGGVPVLAHPGRTAGDALLKDLIAAGLEGIEAYYPTHGPELTRRWVEAAERHGLIVTGGSDFHGVAPDEPAPIGGVRVPDDVVADLDERWRRLAAGAAGAAGGNRPGVSKP; encoded by the coding sequence GTGGGGACAGATTTGCACGTTCACTCGACGGCATCCGACGGGCGATACTCTCCAGGAGAGGTTGTGAGGCTCGCTTCTGAGCGCGGTGTGACGACCATCGCGCTCACCGATCACGACACGGTTGATGGCCTTCCGGAGGCGGAGTCCGTCGGAGCTGGGTGTGGCGTGCGGGTCATTCCGGGGATCGAGCTGTCCGCTGACATTGAGGACACGGAGGTTCACGTCCTGGGCTACCATGTGGACGCGACTTCCGCAACGTTCCTCGAGACCCTCCGCGTGCTACGGGAAGGGCGGCTTGCGAGGGCAAGAAGGATATTGGAGAAGCTGGGCAAGCTTGGCATAAACATTTCCCTCCCGTACGTCCTGAGCTTAGGCAAAGAGGGTTTCGTGGGGAGGAGTCAGATCTTCCGAGCCATGGTGAACCTTGGCTATGCGAGGCCCGAGAGGCGTTACGGAGATTTCGAGAAATACCTGGGTAAGGAGGGCCTTGCCTACGTGGAGCATTACGGATTGACCCCGACGGAAGCCGTTCGCCTCGTGCGCGCGGCAGGGGGCGTGCCCGTGCTTGCCCACCCTGGGAGGACGGCCGGAGACGCCCTCCTTAAAGACCTCATCGCCGCCGGGCTCGAAGGCATCGAGGCTTACTACCCAACCCATGGTCCCGAGCTTACCAGGCGATGGGTCGAGGCTGCCGAGAGGCATGGACTCATCGTGACTGGCGGAAGCGATTTTCATGGGGTCGCACCGGATGAACCTGCCCCGATCGGGGGGGTGCGCGTGCCCGACGATGTGGTGGCCGACCTGGATGAGAGATGGCGCCGTCTCGCGGCAGGGGCGGCTGGAGCCGCTGGAGGGAACAGACCCGGCGTGTCGAAACCCTAA
- a CDS encoding HU family DNA-binding protein — protein sequence MNKAELVAKVAEQTGAKRKDVEKVIGATLEAVESALASGDKVQLVGFGTFEVRKRAARTGRNPRTGAAIKIAASKVPVFKAGKALKDKVAAR from the coding sequence TTGAATAAGGCGGAACTCGTGGCGAAAGTCGCCGAACAGACGGGCGCGAAGCGCAAAGACGTGGAGAAGGTCATCGGTGCGACACTGGAAGCTGTGGAGAGTGCCCTTGCTTCCGGAGACAAAGTGCAGCTTGTCGGATTCGGCACTTTCGAAGTGAGGAAGCGTGCAGCGCGCACAGGGAGGAACCCGAGAACCGGCGCAGCCATAAAGATCGCTGCGTCCAAGGTGCCGGTGTTCAAGGCCGGTAAGGCTCTCAAGGACAAGGTTGCCGCGCGATAG
- a CDS encoding helix-turn-helix domain-containing protein, which produces MRELGELLREAREARGLTISDVQEATKIRGRYLEAIERGEFEALPGEVYVKGFLRSYAEAVGLSGDEIVDRYKAERAKLEVERAQESPPGGARNTSQNVRISRRFLAAVGFCVVLVSIVAVVALRGRGHVPAGPATDLPAPEQEQAVPSSPPAADVVTEGGLAAAETGVSPEARPGEGSSGFTSDGTGMTASRPAPAVSTAPPAASLKEQENAATSEAAPEGHELSVSITERCWVRVVADGKVIFERSMVAGEHATWHARKSIRIKVGNASGIDVTYNGVRIGPLGKSGQVVERAFPQD; this is translated from the coding sequence ATGCGAGAGCTCGGCGAGCTTCTGAGGGAAGCGCGGGAAGCCAGGGGGCTTACGATCTCCGACGTTCAGGAGGCAACGAAGATTCGAGGACGCTACCTGGAGGCGATCGAACGAGGGGAGTTCGAGGCTCTTCCGGGGGAGGTGTACGTCAAGGGGTTCCTTCGTAGCTATGCCGAAGCCGTGGGCCTCAGCGGGGATGAGATCGTGGACCGCTACAAGGCCGAGCGGGCGAAACTAGAGGTGGAACGAGCCCAGGAATCACCTCCCGGTGGAGCGCGAAATACATCGCAAAACGTCAGAATATCGCGACGCTTTTTAGCGGCGGTCGGGTTCTGCGTTGTGCTCGTGTCTATTGTGGCAGTAGTCGCGCTGCGCGGAAGGGGGCACGTCCCTGCAGGACCGGCCACGGACCTACCCGCTCCGGAGCAAGAACAGGCTGTACCCTCGTCACCGCCTGCCGCTGACGTCGTCACGGAAGGCGGCCTCGCGGCGGCGGAAACCGGTGTTTCGCCGGAGGCGCGTCCCGGGGAAGGGTCATCCGGCTTTACGTCAGACGGAACGGGGATGACAGCCTCCCGTCCAGCGCCGGCGGTGTCTACTGCGCCGCCCGCCGCGTCTCTGAAGGAGCAGGAAAACGCCGCAACCTCTGAGGCGGCACCCGAAGGCCATGAACTCTCTGTATCAATAACCGAGCGGTGTTGGGTGAGGGTGGTGGCTGATGGGAAAGTGATCTTCGAGCGCTCCATGGTCGCGGGGGAGCACGCGACATGGCACGCGAGGAAATCCATCCGGATCAAGGTCGGCAACGCGAGCGGAATAGACGTGACATACAATGGAGTCCGGATAGGCCCGCTAGGCAAGTCCGGGCAAGTGGTGGAAAGAGCGTTCCCTCAGGATTAG
- a CDS encoding DNA translocase FtsK yields MPAASRGLPRESSINKGKKTASQRHPVRKRSYPAHVMAVLGTFIVGLGAFGLACLFSELPGARYDAGAVGERVAAALRGVAGEWAIILPLVVVATGVIVAVERAAGAVASRVAGLACIAVALLGLSGAGRVGMRMAAWLSWAVGKAGSAVLCAVILLAGVSLVADVPVPRLLTGMARVVARGGRWGARGLVMVSKTLLRAVSFVATRILLPLFEEPEPAAVAEEDQHRVAHQTSVRAEATEARSEGPVRPAARPRIRSSGSKDEAAPAHGGTVAGEAVLPGKKLEPPRDGGYVLPPITLLGYPARPAKWKQGEAPDHSKLLEETLASFGVKGRVTQVDRGPVVTRYELAPAPGIKVSKIMSLTDDIALALAASGVRLEAPIPGKSAIGIEVPNPEISFVYLREVLQSSEFQRHKSKLAIALGKDIAGKPVVGDLENMLHLLVAGATGSGKSVCLNALIASILFKATPEEVKLLMIDPKRVELTTYDGIPHLLAPVVTDTREAGGYLRWVAQEMDNRYRLLGANGVRNIERYNSLCKSGKLRDAEARPLPYIVVIIDELGDLMMVAQKDVEDVVSQLAFMARAAGIHLVLATQRPSADVVTGIIKMNIPSRIAFAVPSQVDSRVILDTGGAERLLGKGDMLFFPVGAPKPIRVQGAYVSDSEIEAIVDFVRAQAEPTYVAESVTRETTDGESLGEEDPLFEDAVRLILETEEASISKLQRRFRIGYTRAARLIDAMESRGLVGPYEGSKPRKVLTTLERWDATRAKARDSSRDS; encoded by the coding sequence ATGCCCGCAGCTTCCAGAGGCTTGCCAAGAGAAAGCAGCATTAACAAGGGCAAGAAAACCGCGTCCCAAAGACATCCCGTCCGAAAGCGGAGCTACCCGGCTCACGTCATGGCTGTCCTGGGCACGTTCATAGTGGGCCTGGGCGCGTTCGGTCTCGCGTGTCTTTTTTCAGAGCTCCCGGGCGCGCGCTATGATGCGGGGGCGGTGGGCGAGCGAGTTGCCGCGGCTTTGCGCGGTGTCGCGGGAGAATGGGCCATCATCCTGCCGTTGGTCGTCGTCGCGACCGGGGTGATCGTCGCGGTCGAGCGCGCGGCAGGCGCCGTCGCGTCCCGCGTGGCCGGGCTCGCTTGTATCGCTGTCGCGCTGCTAGGCCTTTCCGGCGCGGGAAGGGTTGGCATGAGGATGGCGGCTTGGCTTTCCTGGGCCGTGGGGAAGGCTGGCTCGGCGGTGCTGTGCGCGGTGATCCTGCTTGCCGGGGTCAGCCTGGTGGCAGATGTTCCAGTGCCGAGGCTTCTCACGGGCATGGCGAGGGTCGTTGCGCGGGGGGGTCGGTGGGGCGCAAGGGGCCTTGTTATGGTCTCGAAGACGCTGTTGCGGGCGGTTTCGTTCGTTGCGACGAGGATTCTCCTCCCGTTATTCGAGGAGCCGGAACCGGCCGCCGTCGCAGAGGAGGACCAGCATCGCGTGGCGCACCAGACGTCTGTGCGCGCTGAAGCGACGGAGGCGCGGTCGGAAGGCCCCGTGCGGCCGGCTGCTCGCCCGAGGATACGGTCTTCAGGGTCGAAGGACGAGGCCGCACCTGCTCATGGCGGCACCGTGGCGGGCGAGGCTGTGCTGCCTGGCAAGAAACTGGAGCCGCCGCGGGACGGAGGATATGTGCTGCCGCCCATAACTCTTCTCGGGTACCCGGCAAGGCCCGCCAAATGGAAACAGGGAGAGGCGCCAGACCACTCCAAGCTGCTTGAGGAAACGCTGGCAAGCTTCGGCGTGAAAGGCAGGGTCACGCAGGTCGACAGGGGCCCCGTGGTCACAAGGTACGAGCTCGCGCCCGCGCCCGGCATCAAGGTAAGCAAGATCATGAGCCTCACCGACGATATCGCCCTGGCACTGGCCGCGTCCGGCGTCCGACTGGAGGCTCCCATACCGGGCAAGTCCGCGATCGGGATCGAGGTCCCGAACCCTGAGATCTCCTTCGTTTACCTGAGAGAGGTCCTTCAGTCGAGCGAGTTTCAGAGGCACAAGAGCAAACTGGCGATAGCGCTCGGCAAGGACATCGCGGGCAAACCCGTGGTCGGCGACCTCGAGAACATGCTGCACCTGTTGGTCGCGGGGGCTACAGGCTCGGGCAAGAGCGTGTGCCTGAACGCCCTCATCGCGAGCATCCTTTTCAAAGCCACACCCGAAGAGGTCAAGCTCCTCATGATAGATCCGAAACGGGTGGAACTCACGACCTACGACGGGATACCCCATCTCCTGGCGCCAGTGGTCACGGATACGAGAGAAGCGGGCGGGTACTTGAGGTGGGTTGCGCAAGAAATGGACAACCGCTACAGGCTGCTCGGCGCCAACGGCGTGAGAAACATAGAGAGATACAACAGCCTCTGCAAATCCGGGAAGTTGCGCGACGCGGAGGCGAGGCCCCTCCCCTACATCGTTGTCATCATAGACGAGCTGGGCGACCTCATGATGGTCGCGCAGAAGGATGTGGAGGACGTCGTTTCGCAGCTCGCGTTCATGGCCCGGGCGGCGGGAATACATTTGGTGCTTGCCACTCAGAGGCCCTCCGCTGACGTCGTGACGGGCATCATAAAGATGAACATACCGTCCCGCATCGCCTTCGCCGTTCCTTCCCAGGTGGATTCCAGAGTCATACTAGACACAGGCGGCGCGGAGCGTCTCCTCGGGAAGGGCGACATGCTGTTCTTCCCTGTGGGTGCGCCCAAACCCATCAGGGTGCAGGGCGCGTACGTCTCCGATTCCGAGATCGAGGCCATAGTGGACTTCGTGCGAGCGCAGGCCGAGCCGACGTATGTGGCGGAAAGCGTGACGAGAGAGACCACCGATGGCGAGAGCCTTGGCGAGGAGGACCCGCTTTTCGAGGATGCGGTCAGGCTCATACTGGAGACGGAGGAAGCATCCATCTCAAAACTCCAACGGAGGTTCAGGATCGGCTACACGCGCGCCGCGAGGCTCATTGACGCGATGGAGTCACGGGGGCTTGTCGGCCCGTACGAGGGTAGCAAACCTCGAAAGGTCCTTACGACGCTAGAGAGGTGGGATGCAACCCGGGCGAAAGCCCGCGACTCGTCGCGCGACTCGTAA
- a CDS encoding Na/Pi cotransporter family protein, whose translation MMQMGDGLQKAAGDRMRRILEALTAKTWMGVVVGAVVTAVIQSSSATTVMLVGFVNAGLMTLKQAVGVVMGANIGTTMTAQLIAFDLSNLALPAVGLGFIITFFSRKKIHKYLGQVILGFGLLFLGMTVMTDTMKPLRDNPTFVQWLSNLGARPLLGVLAGLAMTMVIQSSSATIGLLMAAASQGLIGFDSAVPVLFGDNIGTCITAVLASIGASLSARRTAIVHVLFNVFGTILFITLLPLFKVFVHAVTPSGDIERLIANAHTSFNVLNTLVWLPMAGVLARIATAVYPGQEVVMEHGPKYLDKRMLSTPSVALELAVKELVRMAGIAREMVRDAGHALLSGKASAASKSINAREEIVDNLQAEIILYLSTLMAQGALTQQQSTRLAGMLHVVNDIERIGDHAVNISGFAIDRAEQSLEFSDEAKSELEDLFGRVDEVISDAVQALERNDPALAQDVWEKEKYIDELEDVLRTSHLRRLNQGRCSPASGVIYVEVVDNLERLADHAVNLADAVVQNALPSHELA comes from the coding sequence ATGATGCAGATGGGCGACGGCCTCCAGAAGGCGGCCGGCGATAGGATGCGACGGATACTCGAGGCTCTCACCGCGAAAACGTGGATGGGAGTCGTCGTCGGGGCTGTCGTAACGGCTGTCATCCAGAGTTCCAGCGCTACCACGGTCATGCTTGTGGGTTTCGTTAACGCTGGCCTCATGACTCTCAAGCAGGCGGTCGGTGTCGTCATGGGCGCCAACATCGGAACGACCATGACCGCGCAGCTCATCGCGTTCGACCTCTCGAACCTGGCTCTCCCCGCGGTGGGCTTGGGCTTCATCATCACTTTCTTCTCGAGGAAGAAGATCCATAAGTACCTCGGGCAGGTCATCCTCGGGTTTGGCTTGCTCTTCCTCGGCATGACCGTCATGACCGACACTATGAAGCCGCTGCGCGACAACCCCACTTTCGTGCAATGGTTGAGCAACCTAGGCGCGCGTCCCTTGCTCGGCGTGCTCGCAGGCCTGGCCATGACCATGGTGATTCAAAGCTCGAGTGCGACCATAGGCCTTTTGATGGCCGCCGCGTCCCAGGGCCTCATCGGGTTTGACTCGGCGGTTCCGGTGCTCTTCGGCGACAACATCGGGACCTGCATCACCGCGGTGCTCGCGAGCATCGGCGCGAGTTTGTCGGCGCGCAGGACCGCCATCGTCCACGTGCTCTTCAACGTGTTCGGGACCATCCTCTTCATCACCCTGCTTCCTTTGTTCAAGGTCTTTGTGCACGCGGTTACCCCGTCGGGCGATATCGAGCGTCTTATCGCGAACGCCCACACGTCGTTCAACGTCCTGAACACCCTCGTGTGGTTGCCCATGGCCGGCGTTCTCGCCCGCATCGCGACCGCGGTGTACCCTGGTCAGGAGGTGGTCATGGAGCACGGCCCGAAGTACTTGGACAAGCGGATGTTGTCTACTCCTTCGGTCGCGCTGGAGCTCGCGGTGAAGGAGCTCGTTAGGATGGCGGGCATTGCACGGGAGATGGTGAGGGACGCAGGGCATGCGCTTCTCTCGGGCAAAGCCAGCGCGGCTTCGAAAAGCATAAACGCCCGTGAGGAGATAGTGGACAACCTTCAGGCCGAGATCATCTTGTACCTCTCGACCCTCATGGCCCAGGGCGCGTTGACCCAACAGCAGTCGACCAGGCTTGCCGGCATGCTTCACGTGGTGAACGACATTGAGAGGATCGGCGACCATGCCGTCAACATCTCTGGCTTCGCCATTGACCGGGCCGAACAGAGCCTTGAGTTCTCCGACGAAGCCAAGTCCGAGCTCGAGGACCTCTTCGGCCGGGTCGACGAGGTGATATCCGACGCGGTCCAGGCCCTTGAGCGGAACGATCCCGCGCTCGCGCAGGACGTGTGGGAAAAGGAGAAGTACATCGACGAACTCGAGGACGTTCTTCGCACTAGCCACCTGAGGCGCCTCAACCAGGGGAGATGCTCTCCTGCGTCGGGTGTGATCTACGTGGAGGTTGTGGACAACCTGGAGCGTCTCGCAGACCACGCCGTCAACCTCGCCGACGCTGTCGTTCAGAACGCTCTGCCCTCGCACGAGCTCGCGTGA
- a CDS encoding undecaprenyl-diphosphate phosphatase translates to MDVVKAVVLGVVQGLTEFLPVSSSGHLVIARELLNAQEALLSFDVLVHLGTLIAVVLVFARDVARLVTAAAGIVTDVARGTGLGKAVSRDGWRKTVFLIVVASLPTAAMGLALEPIVERLFASKLAVGIFLVATGLVLWLGDRWSAAGGRLPVERLGPAGALCVGVAQGLAVVPGFSRSGATISAGLLFGLRREDAARFSFLLSIPVILGASALELPDLVKAGLAKGFAAPFLAGALASVVSGYVAIHLVFSALRRGRFMVFAVYTWLVGAAVIAWALLGA, encoded by the coding sequence GTGGATGTGGTGAAAGCCGTGGTCCTTGGGGTGGTGCAGGGGCTCACCGAGTTTCTACCCGTGTCGAGCTCGGGCCATCTCGTCATAGCGCGCGAGCTCTTGAATGCCCAGGAGGCGCTGCTATCGTTCGACGTGCTTGTGCACCTTGGAACTCTCATCGCCGTCGTGCTGGTTTTCGCGCGCGACGTGGCTCGTCTCGTGACGGCGGCAGCGGGCATCGTGACGGACGTCGCCCGTGGGACAGGCCTCGGCAAGGCTGTCTCGCGCGATGGGTGGCGAAAGACGGTTTTCCTCATCGTCGTCGCGAGCCTTCCCACGGCTGCCATGGGGCTCGCGCTAGAGCCTATCGTTGAGCGTTTGTTCGCGTCGAAGCTCGCTGTGGGGATCTTTCTCGTCGCGACCGGCCTCGTATTGTGGCTTGGCGATAGATGGTCCGCTGCGGGAGGGCGCCTCCCCGTGGAGCGCCTCGGGCCCGCGGGCGCGCTGTGCGTCGGGGTTGCGCAGGGGCTTGCAGTCGTTCCAGGATTCTCACGGTCTGGGGCGACGATCAGCGCTGGGCTTCTGTTCGGACTCAGGCGCGAGGACGCCGCAAGGTTCTCTTTCCTTCTCTCCATCCCGGTGATCCTCGGCGCGAGTGCGCTTGAGCTTCCGGATCTCGTGAAGGCAGGGCTTGCGAAAGGCTTTGCTGCGCCGTTCCTCGCGGGTGCGCTTGCGAGCGTGGTGTCGGGGTACGTGGCGATCCACCTTGTATTCTCGGCCCTCAGACGGGGCAGGTTCATGGTGTTCGCGGTATATACTTGGCTCGTTGGCGCCGCGGTCATCGCGTGGGCGCTCCTGGGGGCGTGA
- a CDS encoding Na/Pi cotransporter family protein, whose translation MRATRRGGLPWLSGEIRAVVASLARLLGGMSLFFAGIRLLRVGLGRAAGRRAQSALKAFTRSPLAATVTGAVVTAILQSSSAVTVMVVGLVDAGVLDLYQAFGVIMGANLGTCVTAQIVSFRGEAMAIPAICAGLALYLAARRRMYRDMGLALVGLGCILCGVDVTSSAMSWVANAAWLVESMVVLGQVPMLGVAAGAVFTGLIQSSSATTVVLISLARQGLMDLGSAVAVALGSNIGTCVTTLIASMGASRTARKAAMLHLAFNVAGVACVLPVFRGFVRLVEAISASDPGHGIANAHTLFNLLSIVVVLPWSRRFVDIVRGGPAWMW comes from the coding sequence TTGAGAGCGACGCGCCGTGGCGGCTTACCTTGGCTTTCAGGGGAGATACGCGCCGTGGTCGCCTCGCTCGCAAGACTTCTCGGCGGAATGAGCCTTTTTTTCGCGGGTATCCGGCTGCTGCGCGTAGGGCTCGGCAGGGCCGCGGGCAGGCGCGCGCAGAGCGCGCTCAAGGCCTTTACCCGCAGCCCCCTGGCGGCAACCGTGACCGGTGCAGTTGTCACCGCAATTCTGCAGAGCTCGAGCGCGGTGACGGTGATGGTGGTAGGGCTGGTCGACGCCGGGGTCCTCGACCTTTATCAGGCCTTCGGGGTGATAATGGGGGCGAACCTCGGAACGTGCGTGACGGCGCAGATCGTTTCGTTCCGCGGGGAGGCCATGGCCATTCCGGCTATCTGCGCGGGGCTCGCGCTGTACCTGGCTGCGAGGCGACGCATGTATCGCGACATGGGGCTGGCCCTTGTTGGGCTGGGGTGCATTCTGTGTGGGGTGGATGTCACGTCGTCCGCCATGTCCTGGGTCGCAAACGCAGCGTGGCTCGTTGAGTCCATGGTGGTGCTCGGGCAGGTGCCGATGCTCGGCGTGGCGGCGGGCGCGGTGTTCACAGGCCTCATTCAGAGCTCCAGCGCGACCACGGTGGTTCTGATCAGCCTTGCGCGGCAGGGCCTCATGGATCTCGGCTCGGCCGTGGCTGTTGCGCTCGGCAGCAACATCGGCACGTGCGTGACCACGCTCATAGCCAGCATGGGTGCATCGCGGACCGCAAGGAAGGCGGCGATGCTGCACCTTGCGTTTAACGTCGCAGGCGTTGCTTGCGTGTTGCCGGTATTCCGGGGGTTTGTCAGGCTGGTGGAGGCCATTTCCGCGAGCGACCCCGGACACGGCATAGCTAACGCGCACACGCTCTTTAACCTGCTTTCCATCGTGGTTGTGTTGCCGTGGTCCCGAAGATTCGTGGACATCGTGAGGGGTGGACCGGCGTGGATGTGGTGA
- a CDS encoding translocation-enhancing protein TepA, with product MTPGGAPGSPESAATSIKQLGEMRTPPTPQSNIHVMTIIGQIEGHIVLPPQNKSTKYEHVIPQLVAVEQNPAIEGLLVVLNTVGGDVEAGLAIAEMIESMSKPTVSLVLGGGHSIALPVAVSCKYRLIASTATVTVHPLRLSGLVIGVPQTYEYLEKMQDRVIKFVAEHTRISPEKFRELMFRTGELVRDVGTVLVGSDAVNLGLMDAVGGLADALAMLNRMIEERRAGRVEAEATAGEDARLQ from the coding sequence ATGACGCCGGGCGGAGCGCCGGGAAGTCCCGAGTCGGCCGCGACGTCGATTAAGCAGCTCGGCGAGATGCGTACTCCGCCCACTCCGCAGAGCAACATACACGTCATGACGATAATCGGGCAGATCGAGGGCCACATCGTCCTGCCCCCCCAGAACAAGAGCACGAAGTACGAGCACGTCATACCCCAGTTGGTGGCGGTCGAACAGAACCCCGCCATCGAGGGCCTCCTCGTGGTGTTGAACACTGTGGGCGGAGATGTGGAGGCAGGGCTCGCCATCGCCGAGATGATCGAGAGCATGTCGAAGCCTACGGTATCCCTTGTACTAGGGGGCGGCCATTCAATTGCCTTGCCCGTCGCTGTGAGCTGCAAGTACCGCCTCATCGCGTCCACTGCCACGGTGACAGTGCATCCATTGCGGCTCTCGGGGCTCGTCATAGGCGTGCCGCAGACGTACGAGTACTTGGAGAAGATGCAGGACCGGGTGATCAAGTTCGTGGCCGAGCACACGAGGATCAGCCCGGAGAAGTTCCGGGAGCTCATGTTCCGCACAGGTGAGCTCGTAAGAGACGTGGGCACGGTCCTCGTGGGGAGCGACGCTGTGAACTTAGGGCTGATGGACGCAGTTGGGGGGCTCGCGGACGCGCTCGCCATGCTCAACAGGATGATAGAGGAGAGGCGTGCGGGCCGCGTCGAGGCCGAGGCCACCGCCGGGGAGGATGCGCGGCTGCAATGA
- a CDS encoding ABC transporter ATP-binding protein encodes MLSIQGVSKTYRGGTRPAVDDLSLEVRAGEIFGFLGPNGAGKTTTIKMIVGLLRADRGAIVVNGHDVAKEPVAAKADIGYVPDNPDLYNRLTGIEYLNLVADVFGVSRDERRRRISELLEVFELESAVRDIIQSYSHGMKQKLALIGALLHEPRVFILDEPMVGLDPKASRLFKDMMRNHCDKGHTVFFSTHILEVAERLCDRVGIINRGRLIACGSVEDLRERRKQADETLEDIFLELTAEEEAK; translated from the coding sequence CTGCTCAGCATCCAGGGCGTCTCCAAGACGTATAGAGGGGGAACGAGGCCCGCTGTGGATGATCTCTCCCTGGAGGTCCGCGCGGGAGAGATATTCGGATTCCTCGGCCCCAATGGCGCGGGCAAGACCACTACGATAAAGATGATAGTGGGGCTTCTTCGGGCCGACAGGGGTGCCATCGTGGTGAACGGGCACGATGTGGCGAAAGAGCCCGTGGCCGCCAAAGCGGACATCGGATACGTTCCGGACAACCCCGACCTCTACAACCGGCTCACCGGGATAGAATACCTCAACCTCGTGGCCGATGTCTTCGGCGTTTCCCGCGATGAAAGGCGACGACGCATCAGTGAGCTGCTGGAGGTGTTTGAGCTCGAGTCGGCCGTCCGTGACATTATTCAGAGCTACTCCCATGGGATGAAGCAGAAACTCGCCCTGATCGGCGCACTTCTCCACGAACCGAGGGTATTCATTCTAGACGAGCCCATGGTCGGCCTGGACCCGAAGGCGTCGCGGCTCTTCAAAGACATGATGAGGAACCATTGCGACAAAGGGCATACGGTTTTCTTCTCCACGCACATCCTCGAGGTCGCGGAGAGGCTCTGCGACCGGGTCGGGATCATCAACAGGGGGCGCCTAATCGCGTGCGGGAGCGTCGAGGACCTTCGTGAGCGCCGCAAGCAGGCGGACGAGACGCTCGAGGATATATTCCTCGAGCTCACCGCGGAGGAGGAGGCGAAGTAG